In the genome of Syntrophorhabdales bacterium, the window CTGGCATCTGTGATTCCCCTCGTTTTCTTAATTCCCACGGGGAAGAAGGCGTTTGGCTAGCAAGTGCGCATAAAGAGAATCGCGTTTGTTATGCTGCTTTTCATCACGTGCACGCCACTGCTGCTGAGTACTGCCTCTGCCTTCACCGCGGCAGACGTCCAGAAACTGAAGAAGACAAAAAGCTGTCCCGGCTGTGATTTGTCTGGAGCGTACCTTGCTGGAAGTGACCTGTCGGGCGCACGTCTCTCTCGCGCCAATTTATCCGGAGCAGACCTCTCGCACTCGGACCTGTCCGGTGCCGACCTCTCGGGTGCGAAGCTCCTCCTTGCTGACCTGACGGGCACGAACCTTAGCGGCGCGAACCTCACCGGAGCCGATCTGTTCACCGCCGAGCTTTACGGGGCAAACCTT includes:
- a CDS encoding pentapeptide repeat-containing protein, translated to MRIKRIAFVMLLFITCTPLLLSTASAFTAADVQKLKKTKSCPGCDLSGAYLAGSDLSGARLSRANLSGADLSHSDLSGADLSGAKLLLADLTGTNLSGANLTGADLFTAELYGANLFGATLENADLSGANLTRATWIDGSRWRGGSVGGSR